A stretch of the uncultured Trichococcus sp. genome encodes the following:
- a CDS encoding helix-turn-helix transcriptional regulator — translation MTTFERIKFLAEKQKKNLKTVAIDLGFGENAIYKWKNQSPTTENLTKVADYFGVTLDYLVGREGKTDMHESSKDLDEILDNAMSFDGKPLTEIDKDAIRAFMQGRLSSK, via the coding sequence ATGACAACATTTGAACGAATAAAATTTCTTGCTGAAAAACAAAAAAAGAACCTGAAGACTGTCGCCATCGACTTAGGTTTTGGCGAAAATGCTATTTATAAGTGGAAAAACCAAAGCCCAACAACCGAAAATTTGACAAAAGTGGCTGATTATTTCGGCGTGACTCTGGATTATTTAGTTGGGAGAGAGGGAAAAACCGACATGCATGAATCGTCTAAAGATTTGGATGAGATACTCGACAACGCAATGAGCTTCGACGGGAAACCTCTAACTGAAATCGACAAAGATGCTATCAGGGCTTTTATGCAAGGGAGACTAAGTTCTAAGTGA
- a CDS encoding DUF4145 domain-containing protein, protein MNIYKRVPFNNNSYTITTTISIQIPSLCPHCAVSNNPVNELLFVQTLDSLNFIGIKHRCTACNKHSFTLQTVAEKAGSIVSEYPSARSQIFDEKIETLSPRFVNIYNQAYAAEQMNHIELAGMGYRSAMEILIKDYALSFELASKADISKNNLNRSIETYFKDDQHSFISADVVRMFGNGFTHWDQDEESLSLEELKAYLEIFIQAILIKLMIKYPPVSRIRKN, encoded by the coding sequence ATGAATATTTATAAACGGGTTCCTTTTAATAACAACAGTTATACAATCACTACAACCATATCGATTCAAATACCGTCACTGTGCCCACATTGTGCTGTTTCTAATAATCCAGTGAATGAATTGTTGTTCGTGCAAACTTTAGATAGTTTGAATTTTATTGGAATTAAACATAGATGTACCGCTTGTAATAAGCACTCCTTCACTTTGCAAACTGTTGCCGAGAAAGCTGGATCAATCGTGAGTGAATACCCTTCAGCGCGATCACAGATCTTTGACGAAAAGATCGAAACTTTATCACCGAGATTTGTCAACATTTATAATCAAGCCTACGCGGCTGAACAGATGAATCACATCGAGTTAGCCGGGATGGGTTATCGCTCAGCGATGGAAATATTGATCAAGGACTACGCTTTGTCATTTGAACTGGCGTCAAAAGCAGATATTTCAAAAAATAACTTAAATAGATCAATCGAAACATATTTCAAAGATGACCAGCATTCGTTCATTTCTGCAGATGTTGTGCGCATGTTCGGAAATGGATTCACTCACTGGGATCAGGATGAAGAAAGCTTATCGCTAGAAGAATTAAAGGCTTATCTCGAAATATTTATCCAAGCGATTTTGATAAAATTAATGATTAAATATCCTCCCGTCTCCCGGATTCGGAAGAATTAA
- a CDS encoding AAA family ATPase yields MSKKISKIKSMHINKFRGLENIDITFGERITLICGKNGTSKSTILGIIAQIFSFTTDYSVEPVQRNTLNQYKTLLGKPYSSLFSEHFRFSEEHDLPGTMDVDLIVFDGLENKLKDKLNLKIYNSKDRLKSRPVLRGNNDRNITLPVIYLSVNRLTPIATRKYEKTNNEYIEENEDLALSFANKILLQKNAFIDSTTGELESLATHNEKYDYQSISVGEDNVGQIVKAILSFVKLKKEFSNYSGGILLIDEADAGLFPAAQVEFFNLLRKVSREYGIQVIMTSHSPTLIQAVYEQKDLLNYKTIYLSDTFGSIQVMNDFSWADIDADINVTTKQVNNEIKFPPINIYFEDDEAAEFFNALIRKRKLTRLLNKSHTTLGGDQLLTLRKEKIPEFMTKSIVVLDADKGIPSEFKNFIKLPSNLPPDQLIFETLYNLQRENEYWRTNVHGLTKPIFERTLNNTVTCINFPNNSDTIDLESIVDEYRKTGTNKAGIVRTQFKTFYKSDAIQKVVKGSIKDNPFKIWEKTHLSEVEEFEESLIKSIKHVLLKGFNVPISLIDEYFE; encoded by the coding sequence ATGTCAAAAAAAATATCTAAAATTAAGTCAATGCATATAAATAAGTTTAGGGGCTTAGAAAACATTGACATTACTTTTGGAGAAAGAATTACTTTAATTTGTGGGAAAAATGGCACTTCAAAATCCACAATTCTAGGTATAATTGCGCAGATTTTTAGCTTTACAACAGACTATAGCGTAGAACCCGTTCAAAGAAATACACTCAATCAATACAAAACATTACTAGGAAAACCTTATAGCAGCTTATTTAGTGAGCACTTCCGTTTTTCTGAAGAGCATGACTTACCAGGAACAATGGATGTAGATTTAATCGTCTTCGATGGATTAGAAAACAAATTAAAAGATAAGCTAAATTTAAAAATTTACAATTCAAAGGACAGATTGAAAAGCCGACCTGTTTTACGCGGAAATAATGACCGAAATATAACTCTGCCAGTGATTTATTTGAGTGTAAACAGATTAACTCCAATAGCCACAAGAAAGTATGAAAAAACAAATAATGAATACATAGAAGAAAACGAAGACCTCGCTCTTTCGTTCGCCAACAAAATTTTGTTACAAAAGAACGCTTTTATCGACTCGACTACCGGTGAGTTAGAGTCCCTTGCGACACACAACGAAAAATATGATTATCAATCAATTTCTGTAGGTGAAGATAACGTTGGGCAGATTGTTAAAGCGATACTATCATTCGTTAAATTAAAGAAAGAATTTAGTAACTACAGTGGTGGGATTCTTTTGATTGACGAGGCAGATGCAGGACTATTTCCAGCCGCTCAAGTAGAGTTTTTTAACCTATTAAGAAAAGTAAGCAGAGAATATGGAATTCAAGTTATCATGACAAGCCACTCTCCAACTTTAATACAAGCAGTTTATGAGCAGAAAGATTTATTGAATTACAAAACTATTTATTTATCTGATACTTTTGGATCAATTCAAGTTATGAATGATTTTAGTTGGGCAGATATAGATGCTGATATTAATGTAACGACTAAACAAGTTAATAACGAAATTAAATTCCCTCCTATAAACATATACTTTGAGGATGATGAAGCCGCTGAATTTTTCAATGCGCTAATTAGAAAAAGAAAATTAACAAGGCTTCTAAACAAATCACATACAACATTGGGCGGTGATCAATTACTAACTTTAAGAAAAGAAAAAATCCCTGAATTTATGACAAAAAGCATAGTAGTGCTGGATGCAGATAAAGGAATTCCTTCAGAATTTAAAAATTTCATTAAGTTACCAAGTAATCTTCCGCCTGATCAATTAATATTTGAGACGTTGTATAATTTACAACGTGAAAATGAATATTGGAGAACGAATGTTCATGGATTAACAAAACCCATTTTTGAAAGAACATTAAACAACACAGTAACTTGTATTAATTTCCCAAATAATTCTGATACAATAGACTTGGAATCTATAGTAGATGAATATAGAAAAACAGGTACTAATAAAGCTGGAATTGTGAGAACACAATTTAAAACATTTTACAAAAGTGATGCTATCCAAAAAGTTGTAAAAGGATCAATAAAAGATAATCCATTTAAAATATGGGAAAAAACGCACTTATCTGAAGTCGAAGAATTTGAAGAATCTTTAATCAAATCCATTAAACATGTTTTGTTAAAAGGATTCAATGTTCCTATATCGCTGATTGATGAATATTTCGAATAA
- a CDS encoding DNA adenine methylase yields MPVTKSPLRYPGGKTQLSNFVEHLLEINNIENAIYCEPFSGGAGVAIELLLSKKVNGIILNDYDAGIYSIWKAILDDTEEFIRLIQDTPVTMDEWYNQKQIHSERRFDKTYSLELALATFFLNRTNRSGIVLGGPIGGYNQEAKDKIDCRFIKPKLISKIKAIAECKDDIQLYNLDASVLIADVLKNQSKENLFIFFDPPYYKQGQSLYTNFFDDQAHEFLANNIKSMENYYWITTYDYHQRIAEIYTGVIQKEYLLRYSANRVRKEKEYLFHNEKTKVESWDKVLFEEPSEIESTEILNA; encoded by the coding sequence ATGCCAGTTACAAAATCTCCACTGAGATATCCAGGAGGAAAAACACAGCTATCTAATTTTGTAGAACACTTGTTGGAAATTAATAATATAGAAAATGCAATATACTGCGAGCCGTTCTCCGGGGGGGCTGGCGTCGCCATCGAATTGCTTCTGTCTAAGAAAGTAAATGGTATCATTCTGAATGATTATGATGCGGGAATCTATTCTATTTGGAAGGCAATCCTTGATGATACTGAAGAATTTATCCGATTAATTCAAGATACACCAGTCACAATGGACGAGTGGTATAATCAGAAGCAAATTCATTCCGAAAGACGGTTTGATAAGACATATTCACTCGAATTGGCACTTGCGACTTTCTTTTTGAACAGAACCAACCGATCAGGCATCGTTCTAGGGGGCCCTATTGGTGGCTATAATCAAGAAGCAAAAGACAAGATTGACTGCCGATTCATCAAGCCAAAATTAATTTCTAAGATTAAAGCGATTGCTGAATGCAAGGACGATATTCAGTTATATAATCTTGATGCTTCAGTTTTGATTGCGGATGTTTTGAAGAATCAAAGTAAAGAGAATCTATTTATCTTCTTTGATCCACCCTACTACAAGCAAGGGCAGAGTCTTTATACAAATTTCTTTGATGACCAGGCCCACGAATTTTTGGCCAACAATATAAAATCTATGGAAAATTACTATTGGATTACCACATACGATTATCACCAAAGAATTGCAGAAATCTATACAGGCGTTATTCAAAAAGAATACTTATTAAGATACTCTGCTAATCGCGTTCGAAAAGAAAAAGAATACTTATTCCACAATGAAA
- a CDS encoding helix-turn-helix transcriptional regulator: MPETLALRQKILIHLEEKNIPQRHLALLIDENPQYLSEVLNGKKTGPKANEMLLTIVKVLGIK; encoded by the coding sequence ATGCCAGAAACATTAGCGTTACGTCAAAAAATTTTAATTCATTTGGAGGAGAAGAACATCCCGCAAAGGCACTTAGCCTTGTTAATCGATGAGAATCCGCAGTACCTGAGCGAGGTTCTTAATGGTAAAAAAACAGGTCCAAAGGCAAATGAAATGCTGCTTACTATCGTCAAGGTGTTGGGAATCAAATAA
- a CDS encoding helix-turn-helix transcriptional regulator, translating into MWETIEKILKEKNLNQEQLAKRMNVHSGTVSDLKHGRIKKPSFELMCKIADALEVSLDVFRKE; encoded by the coding sequence ATGTGGGAAACCATTGAAAAAATATTGAAAGAAAAGAATTTGAACCAGGAACAGTTGGCGAAGAGAATGAACGTTCATTCCGGCACCGTTTCAGATTTGAAGCATGGCCGAATCAAGAAGCCCAGCTTCGAGTTGATGTGCAAGATTGCCGATGCATTGGAAGTCAGCTTAGACGTATTCAGAAAGGAGTGA